The Clostridium sp. DL-VIII DNA window ATAATAGGTTGAACTCTTAGTTTTTAAATTAACTAACTGTGCTTCAATGGAAGTACTATCAACCTTATAATTAACTAATTTTCCTCCTGCTACTGTGAAATCAGCTGCATCTTCATCTAAAAGTTCAACGGTCTTACCATCTTTATCAGAAAGCATATAACTATCGACATCCTTAGCATATCTAATTCCATCAACTTTTCCTGATGCCTGGTTTTTTGATATAACCTGAATAACCTCAAAACTTACTGCTGTCCCATCGCTTGATGCAGAAATAGCTGTAGCACTTGAGCTTACTGTTATTCCATTAACTTCTTTTACAGTAACTCCACTCCTTACAGCCTTAACCGTAATTTTAGCTAATCTGTAAATATTATTCGAATCTTGTCCAATAACTTTAGCATTACTAACCTGAGCTGTCACATTAGAATCTTCATTATTAGTATTTTGAATATTGGATGTTTTTCCATCACTTAGTTTTACCTTTATCTTTCCTATATTATAGTCAGCATCTATGTATTTACCGCTAGCATCTGCGTAAACATTAATTGTACCAGCGCCGCCATTTATACTGCTATCTTTTGCAGTATACTGAGTCTCATACCATGCATCTGAAAACTTAGCTCCTCTAAGTGCAGTTACATCTTTGATTTCTTTAGCGTCACCATCATCAATTCTTCCGTCATTATCACTTTTAATCTTACTCCTTAAAGCTACCGCAATATCATCTAAAGCCTTTTCTTGAAGCTCATCATCACTTACCTTCCCAGATGATAAATCAACGTAATAATCTCCATCTTCAACTTTAACATACTTACTTCCATAAATTTCAGCCTTATCATCAGAATCAATATCATCTAGTTCTGAATATTTACCATCATTTAAATAATAAGCAGCTTCATCTTTCTTATAAGGCTCCCCACCTATATAAAACTTTCCATCTTTATAAGCTATAGCATTATA harbors:
- a CDS encoding N-acetylmuramoyl-L-alanine amidase family protein; the protein is MFKRTNKIISLLVIAAAMVSVMQTSVKAASSNELQSKKGEIYNAIAYKDGKFYIGGEPYKKDEAAYYLNDGKYSELDDIDSDDKAEIYGSKYVKVEDGDYYVDLSSGKVSDDELQEKALDDIAVALRSKIKSDNDGRIDDGDAKEIKDVTALRGAKFSDAWYETQYTAKDSSINGGAGTINVYADASGKYIDADYNIGKIKVKLSDGKTSNIQNTNNEDSNVTAQVSNAKVIGQDSNNIYRLAKITVKAVRSGVTVKEVNGITVSSSATAISASSDGTAVSFEVIQVISKNQASGKVDGIRYAKDVDSYMLSDKDGKTVELLDEDAADFTVAGGKLVNYKVDSTSIEAQLVNLKTKSSTYYIELGDYDHVKLLNGDSDVDIDSQGNLWAASDEAVYEFDNDEDFQKIYTVDDDEEYTDLSVYDKDNLIAWNADDKIYSIISKGSETSDDNGNADTGAGTGTGNTTTPGNTVQAGWVLTNGSWSYNNADGTKFKGWLQASAGVWYYLDPADGVMDTGWKYINGQWYYLDKASGAMKTGWLNDNGTWYYLKYSGEMVSDTTVDGYKLGANGAWIK